In the genome of Mucilaginibacter sp. 14171R-50, the window CATCTTAACGGATCGCGCAGGGTTGTGGTATTGTCGACTGATAGCCTCAAGGTGTTTAACGGTGAAATATTGCGGATAGAGATGAGCGGCAGCAAAGCGAACAATATGGAAACGATAAGCCCTAATACAATGCCTTGCCATATAGCCATCCACGATATGGTAACGGATATGGTTATGGGCAAAAAATCTTTTAACACCAGCGGCAATAAATGCTGTACGCCCGTACCCAATACCGCTCCGGCTACCGAACCTATCAGGCCAATGCCGGTTATTTGTATAAGATAGATCAGAAAGGCTTCGGATGCCTTTACGCCCAGGCAACGCATAATAGCGATGGATTGTATCTTTTCGCGGATGTAAATATTGATGGCGCTTGCTACGCCCACACAACCCAGCAGCAGGGCAATAAAACCCACCAGTGATAAGAACTTCGACAGATCGGCAAAAGAGCGGCTGGTGCCTTCCTTTTTTCCTTCTACGGTATCATACCCAAACCCGGCCTTATCAAGTGTAGGATCCAGTTTCTTTACCAGTTTTTCTACATCGGTATTGCTGTTGTATTTGTAGTAATAGCTATAGTTGATGCGGCTGCCTGTGGTTATCAATCCTGTTTTATCAAGGTATTGCATCGGGATATAAACCACCGGGGCAATTCCCGATGAAATGCCCGTTTGACCGGGTGCCTTGTTTAGAATGCCCGCTATTAAAAAGGTTTCGTTACCAACTTTTATCGAGTCGTTTACCTTAGCGTTAAATTGCAGCATCAGCGTCTTATCAACCAGCGCGTTCTTGCCTTTTTTGAAAGATATACCTGCCTGTGCGGGTGTGGTTTCCAAAGAGCCATAATATGGGAAACTGCCTTGCAGGGCCTTTACCTGCACTAACCTGGTGTTTTGGCTTTTGGTGAACAGCACCATAGATGGAAAACTGCGTTCCTGCGATCGGTCGTCGCCCAGGCTATCCAGCAGCTTTTGCAGTTTTGCGTCAGGCTCTTTATTGCCGCTGATGGAAAGATCGGCGCCTATAAGGGTGGCAGCCTGGTTGTTAACATCGTTGCGAATGTTATACCTAAACGAGTAGATGGCCACCAGCGCGCCTATGCCGAACACTATTGATGAAATAAAAAGCAGCAGCCTGCCACGGTTACGCCGGCTATCGCGCAGCGCCATTTTAAACAGCCACGATAAAGTTATTTTTCTATTAAAAGTCAAATTATCCATGGGTGTGTTATACATTACCGGTTTTGTCGTCGGCAACTAATTTGCCACCCTTTATTTTAATAATTCGTTGTGTTTTTGCTGCCAGTTCAAGATCATGGGTTACCAGCACCAGGGTAGTGCCCGCTTCGCGGTTAAGGTCGAAGATGAGTTTTACCACTTTTTCGCTCGTTTCGGCATCAAGGTTACCGGTTGGTTCATCAGCAAACAATATTTTAGGCGAGTTGGAGAAAGCCCTTGCAAGTGATACCCGCTGCTGCTCGCCGCCCGATAGCTGGGCAGGGTAGTGGTGTCCGCGGTCGGCCAGGCCCACTTTATCAAGCAGGTCCAGCGCGCGCGCCTTAATGTTCTTTTCGCCGCGCAGCTCTAACGGCACCATCACATTCTCTAAAGCAGTTAGCGTTGGTAGCAGCTGAAAATTTTGGAATATAAAGCCCACATACTGGTTGCGCACCTGTGCCCGCTTGTCTTCGCTTAAACTGCCCAGGTTTATGCCGTTTAATTCAACGGTGCCGGCACTTGCGCTATCCAGCCCGGCGCAAAGGCCAAGCAGGGTGGTTTTGCCGCTGCCCGACGGGCCAACTATTGCGTTTGTAGAACCCGCGCTGATGCTGAAATTTATATCATCTAAAATTGTAAGTTGCCGGCCGGCACTTTTATAAGTTTTGTTTAGGTTTGATATGTTTAAGATGTTTTCCAAAGTCGGTATTTGTTTTTGCTGTAATAAAGTAAATATCAAATATTTATTAATAAGGGGCAGGTTTAATATATTTAGTTACAAAAGCATTACACTGCACTACTGTTTTTAAAATGCCGATTATTTCTTTACACTTGTAAATAAACGTACACAATGCAAGAATAT includes:
- a CDS encoding ABC transporter ATP-binding protein, with translation MENILNISNLNKTYKSAGRQLTILDDINFSISAGSTNAIVGPSGSGKTTLLGLCAGLDSASAGTVELNGINLGSLSEDKRAQVRNQYVGFIFQNFQLLPTLTALENVMVPLELRGEKNIKARALDLLDKVGLADRGHHYPAQLSGGEQQRVSLARAFSNSPKILFADEPTGNLDAETSEKVVKLIFDLNREAGTTLVLVTHDLELAAKTQRIIKIKGGKLVADDKTGNV